One stretch of Brettanomyces nanus chromosome 4, complete sequence DNA includes these proteins:
- a CDS encoding uncharacterized protein (EggNog:ENOG41) — translation MKPSLADLINGSVKVKRFKDRLDIKAENNTFEKLQNYDSLSTFLKHIEDYVRLLSDTLQQVVQNIDTVSTQNMVMWVSKGYEEINIVCFNLETINQLTDSILRILDTSTDNIDFLLSTVSSICEFTVDANKSIQILKAIATIGIRYNEISNSIMSSIEAEIATGFEEVLQLKTQMDVFIKEDGYKITLNQILSQQAHTYKEGVGSSDMKLPLFDKDVAATVKQFIRLLTRMDPISVSLSYIPQELKMFNAISKEKYPSCVLELVGTYRKLIRDFTVLESEISELQDQIIGSRWKHIFDSLAEEFEGILEGSHSKEQLNYANFILEYLCLILADGVIKDDDYNNRYDSLVAALSESAPSKNRSVSTSSTSSSDSSTGRRMFKGQKFINSLDLKPVMIEGTPMSIRHPRECKDFIGSLSNIDKTQLRRDSKDVVDQLMKELGVHAEDKENAAELAQARLQARSHLVGSRTPMREKNNTYYEADKVRTTSGAAY, via the exons ATGAAACCATCACTTGCAGATCTGATAAATGGATCCGTCAAAGTGAAGCGGTTTAAAGATCGGTTGGATATAAAAGCTGAAAACAACACTTTTGAGAAACTACAGAACTATGACAGTCTGAGTACATTTTTAAAGCATATTGAAGACTACGTCAGACTGCTGTCTGATACGCTGCAACAAGTTGTTCAAAACATAGACACAGTTTCCACGCAGAATATGGTAATGTGGGTTTCAAaaggatatgaagaaataaaCATTGTGTGCTTCAATTTGGAGACAATAAATCAATTGACTGACTCGATATTGCGTATATTGGATACAAGTACAGACAATATAGATTTCTTATTGAGTACGGTATCATCAATATGTGAATTCACCGTAGATGCAAACAAAAGTATTCAGATTCTCAAAGCAATTGCTACGATAGGTATACGCTATAATGAAATTTCGAACAGTATTATGAGTTCCATTGAAGCTGAAATAGCTACTGGTTTTGAGGAAGTGTTACAGTTGAAAACTCAAATGGACGTATTTATTAAAGAGGATGGGTACAAGATCACATTAAACCAAATTTTAAGCCAGCAAGCTCATACATATAAAGAAGGGGTTGGATCTAGCGATATGAAGTTACCCTTATTTGACAAGGATGTGGCAGCTACCGTTAAACAGTTTATTCGGTTGCTTACAAGAATGGATCCCATCAGTGTATCGCTATCCTACATTCCCcaagaattgaagatgttcaatgccatctccaaagaaaagtatCCATCGTGCGTTCTTGAACTTGTTGGAACATATCGAAAGCTAATTCGGGATTTCACAGTACTGGAGTCGGAAATAAGCGAACTTCAAGATCAAATCATAGGCAGCAGATGGAAGCATATTTTTGATTCATTGgcagaagagtttgaaggTATTCTAGAGGGCAGTCATAGCAAGGAACAGTTAAACTATGCCAACTTTATTTTGGAATACCTGTGCCTCATCCTTGCTGATGGTGTTATAAAGGATGATGACTACAATAATAGGTATGATTCCTTAGTGGCTGCGCTATCTGAATCGGCACCATCTAAGAACAGAAGTGTGTCCACTTCTTCCACTTCCTCCtctgattcttcaacaggTCGAAGAATGTTTAAGGGTCAAAAATTCATTAATTCGCTGGACTTGAAGCCTGTTATGATCGAAGGGACGCCAATGTCGATCAGACATCCAAGAGAATGTAAGGATTTTATAGGTTCATTGTCCAATATTGATAAGACACAGTTgagaagagattcaaaGGATGTCGTGGATCAGTTAATGAAAGAACTTGGTGTGCATGctgaagataaagagaatgCAGCAGAGCTAGCCCAAGCTCGTTTACAGGCCAGATCACATCTCGTAGGGTCCAGGACACCGatgagagagaaaaat AACACCTACTACGAAGCTGATAAAGTACGTACCACTTCCGGTGCTGCATATTGA
- a CDS encoding uncharacterized protein (BUSCO:EOG09340QF3), protein MKKIQLDETTEDLETCKGSKDVEMTTADETTTSKHEEVEGDIENHKANNEILEAKSLLQIDHEVHRTENSSKIIANKPVQYAALCDVFEKLEEETGRLKNLAIASEFFCDILKRGVNQDVAEQNLIEVTYLMINRLGPDYEPDLELGLGETLLLKALAQSTGRELRHIKDDYHKAGDIGKVAQISRSRQPIMFKPKPLTIHQVFQNLAEVAKSTGNSSQSRKIGIINRMLAACAGQEAKFLMRSLEGKLRINFGEKSVLVALAKAFAEFECGTGNHSESEADLNALVRAQDQIKEAFAQTPNYEMIIHNCLKYGVGHVAEHCTLKPGIPVKPMLAKPTKSITEIMDTLQDRKFTCEYKYDGERAQVHLLPDGSMRVYSRNSENMTERYPDLIPVIDELRAKNPEIRSLILDSECVAWNLESHEILPFQILATRKRKEVQEKDIKVRVCLFVFDVLYFNGESIIQKPLNERREYLDKHVIEIPEKLQFATRLDSTSVDEMSAFLDQSVHDSCEGLMIKALFGKESHYEPSKRSKYWLKLKKDYLEGVGDSLDLVVIGGYIGKGKRTGWYGGFLLASYNQDTGEYESICKIGTGFSEELLASLTEQLKPKETPKPKPSYVYDKDNSNAEPDVWFEPSMVFEVKVADLTTSPLYKSGASYFGNRDKGISLRFPRFIQIRTDKATEDATSSEQIVEMYESQAVVQS, encoded by the exons ATGAAGAAA ATTCAACTCGATGAAACTACAGAAGATTTAGAAACTTGCAAGGGATCCAAAGATGTTGAAATGACAACTGCAGATGAAACTACAACAAGTAAACATGAGGAGGTAGAAGGTGACATCGAGAACCACAAGGCCAATAATGAAATATTGGAAGCCAAGAGCTTGCTTCAGATTGATCATGAGGTGCATCGAACTGAAAATTCCTCCAAAATTATTGCAAATAAGCCAGTACAGTACGCAGCTCTTTGTGACgtatttgaaaaattagaGGAAGAGACCGGtagattgaagaatttaGCTATAGCCTCCGAATTTTTCTGTGATATACTAAAAAGGGGTGTCAATCAGGATGTGGCCGAACAAAATCTCATAGAAGTGACTTATCTCATGATCAACAGATTAGGACCGGACTATGAGCCCGACTTGGAGTTGGGATTGGGAGAAACTCTTTTGCTTAAAGCTTTGGCTCAAAGTACTGGAAGAGAGCTGAGACACATCAAAGATGATTATCATAAGGCTGGGGACATAGGAAAGGTTGCTCAAATTTCTCGATCCAGACAGCCTATTATGTTCAAACCTAAACCTCTCACCATCCATCAGGTGTTTCAAAATTTGGCGGAAGTTGCCAAATCCACGGGTAATTCTTCTCAATCCCGGAAAATAGGTATCATCAATAGAATGCTAGCTGCTTGTGCAGGTCAGGAGGCGAAATTTCTAATGAGATCCCTTGAGGGTAAATTGAGAATCAACTTCGGCGAGAAGTCTGTTCTTGTCGCATTGGCCAAGGCATTCGCGGAGTTTGAATGTGGTACGGGTAACCATTCTGAGTCTGAGGCTGATCTCAATGCTTTGGTGCGCGCACAGGATCAGATTAAAGAGGCATTTGCACAAACCCCAAACTATGAAATGATCATACATAACTGCTTGAAGTATGGAGTTGGCCATGTGGCAGAGCATTGCACCCTCAAGCCTGGTATTCCTGTGAAGCCGATGTTGGCTAAGCCTACGAAGTCCATTACCGAGATTATGGATACATTGCAAGACCGTAAGTTTACCTGTGAGTATAAATATGATGGTGAACGTGCACAAGTTCACCTATTACCTGACGGAAGTATGAGGGTCTATTCTCGTAACTCGGAAAACATGACCGAGAGATATCCCGATTTGATTCCAGTTATTGATGAATTACGGGCGAAGAATCCAGAGATTCGGTCCTTGATTTTGGATTCTGAATGCGTTGCATGGAATCTGGAATCGCATGAGATTCTTCCGTTTCAAATTTTGGCCACCAGAAAGCGTAAGGAagttcaagagaaagacaTCAAAGTCCGCGTTTGCTTATTTGTCTTTGATGTTCTTTACTTCAATGGAGAGTCAATAATTCAAAAGCCTTTGAATGAAAGGAGAGAGTATCTCGATAAGCACGTGATTGAGATTCCCGAAAAGCTTCAGTTTGCTACGAGACTGGATTCGACAAGTGTCGATGAGATGTCTGCCTTTCTAGACCAATCTGTCCATGACTCATGTGAAGGTTTAATGATTAAAGCTCTATTTGGAAAAGAGTCGCACTACGAGCCTTCAAAAAGATCCAAGTATTGGCTTAAGCTTAAGAAGGATTACCTTGAAGGGGTGGGAGATTCACTAGATTTAGTCGTGATAGGTGGTTATATTGGTAAAGGTAAAAGAACCGGATGGTACGGAGGATTTCTTTTAGCATCTTATAACCAGGACACAGGTGAATACGAGTCCATTTGCAAGATCGGTACAGGTTTCAGTGAAGAGCTATTGGCCAGTCTCACAGAGCAATTGAAGCCCAAAGAAACACCAAAGCCCAAGCCTTCTTACGTATATGATAAGGATAACTCCAATGCTGAACCCGATGTCTGGTTTGAACCTTCCATGGTGTTTGAAGTCAAAGTGGCAGATTTGACCACATCTCCTTTATATAAAAGTGGGGCTTCTTATTTTGGGAACAGGGATAAAGGTATCTCACTTAGATTTCCCCGCTTTATCCAGATCAGAACGGATAAGGCCACCGAAGATGCAACTAGTAGCGAGCAAATTGTAGAGATGTATGAGAGCCAAGCGGTGGTTCAATCTTAA
- the FAS1 gene encoding beta subunit of fatty acid synthetase (BUSCO:EOG0934019W) → MTVNRPLVVNHGSIETTILTPQENYLFYQQLTSGFYKSLPEPTDGFAGDDEPSTKAELLMKFLGYVVESNSIDSEKEDAAKLILGEFETRFLRGQDIHAFVAHALADDEQPTSLVKVQNNLIKNYYLAKVFLDSSFGVQVKAAPKSALFNAAINSKADIYAIFGGQGNTEDYFEELREIYTVYHGLIAEFLVKVENKVQSLISSTPGTDKVYTHGFDLVNWLEDPSATPGSQLLLSIPVSCPLICAIQLSHYIITCKVMGIHPGELRSILKGATGHSQGLVTALAIASSDSWESFEIQSMKAIEFLFFLAVRCTQTYPPTSLAPSMVKDSEENGEGEPGPMLSIRDLTIDQVEKFVADTNRHLPEAKHITISLVNGARNLVVTGPPESLYGLNLNLRKAKAPSGLNQARIPFSQRKLKFSSRFLPITSPFHSKLLNPANKMILDDFKKSGLAYPQSDIGIPVFDTYNGTDLRDLSDDSAAVRAVNLITTLPVYWVEATDFKATHIADFGPGGASGLGVLTHRNKEGTGVRVIVAGAISASDDDSEFGFKQELFDIRPCSLKFAPNWLENYKPRLVKTKNGKIYVDTKFSRLLGRPPLMVPGMTPTTVSPDFVAATINAGYHIEIAGGGYFSKSIMEGALKEVASQIKPGSGIGINLIYVNPRMLQWGIPMIKELREQGFPIQSLTIGAGVPSLEVASEYIETLHLTHLGLKPGSVDAVAQCITIAKAYPNFPIVLQWTGGRGGGHHSFEDFHQPMLQMYGKIRRCSNIVLVAGSGFGSADDTYPYLTGSWSKRFNYPEMPFDGVLFGSRVMTAKEAHTSPAAKEAIASCPGVPDSEWESTYVKPTGGILTVKSEMGEPIHKIATRAVVFWKEMDDTIFSLPKPKMLVALQKQKSYIIAKLNADFEKPWFGRNDEGVCDLKDMTYEEIAKRCVELMYVRSSKRWIDPTLKKFVGTFLRRVEERFAAQTATSVIQNFSELDSPEKAVAAVFDKYSLARSQIITAEDCDYFINMCLNPIQKPVPFVPILDDKFEFFFKKDSLWQSEDLEAVVDGDVQRTCILQGPVATQYTKKVDEPIKEILDNIHYGHIKRLLEDEYDDDASRIPVVEYFTCEEAVSIQSLEGVTIAKNGNDTTYSIGPVVPDAEKWFKLISGDKYTWRHAFVSSKIVVQEYNHVKNPTRNVLAPSKNLIVRISNVNTPEATVISVWEPVKGKHREVVNVSISGKKITLRLIESRTCDGRPVALMLYYDYDPSDGFAPIREEMKGRNNHIKEFYWKVWFGCKSPVDLDFSVDATIDGGSSTITSKDIVELTHAVGNSCEYFVPRADRIQLAPMDFAIIIGWRAIMKAIFPKTVDGDILKLVHLSNSYRMLSGASPLRAGDKVSSDANIVSVVNGPTGKTVKVVGHIYREGVEMMQVTSGFFYRGQYTDFENTFKKTVETPVEVTLATQKDVAVLKSKDWFHCDDDTSLLGKDLTFRLTSLYKFRSADVFSYVSTTGAVCYELPTKEIKKVAEVEYEAGDSFGNPVVNYLSRNGRPIEQPLMFENHIPLAKALSTKSPGSNETYAAVSGDYNPIHVSRVFSSYAGLPGTITHGMFSSASIRSLVEMYAADGVAPRVRAYTANFIGMVLPNDELSTSLEHVGMINGRKIIKIVTKKVETDEVVLSGEAEIDQPITTFVFTGQGSQEQGMGMDLYKNSEVARGVWDLADKHLIDTYGFSILDIVRNNPHELTIYFGGPKGRSVRENYISMMFEYVDEDGNLKSEKIFKSIDEDTTSYTFRSPTGLLSATQFTQPALTLMEKAAFEDMRSKGLVPEKCMFAGHSLGEYSALSAIANVMPIESLVDVVFYRGMTMQVAVPRDSLGRSNYGMIAMNPRRVSSNFSDSSLRFVVEHIAKQTGWLLEIVNYNVENQQYVAAGDLRALDTLTNTLNIVKVQKIDVDKLLEHMSVEKVAEHLSEIVDKVSKDSSAKPQPIELKRGFSCIPLRGISVPFHSSYLRSGVKPFQGFLNKKIPKSAVKPAELIGRYIPNLTARPFQITKDYFEYVYQLTHSNKIKNILDNWESYECA, encoded by the coding sequence ATGACCGTTAATAGACCCCTGGTCGTCAACCACGGATCTATAGAGACCACCATCTTAACCCCACAGGAAAattatcttttctatcaGCAACTCACATCTGGTTTTTACAAGTCCTTACCTGAGCCTACTGATGGCTTTGCAGGTGACGATGAGCCTTCCACCAAGGCCGAGTTGTTAATGAAGTTCCTTGGTTATGTAGTTGAGTCCAACAGCATTGACTCCGAGAAGGAGGATGCAGCAAAGTTGATTCTTGGCGAGTTTGAGACCCGTTTCCTTCGTGGTCAAGACATTCATGCATTTGTTGCCCATGCATTGGCTGATGATGAACAACCAACCTCTCTTGTCAAGGTGCAAAACAACTTGATAAAGAACTATTACTTGGCCAAAGTATTTTTAGATAGCTCTTTCGGCGTTCAAGTTAAGGCTGCTCCTAAATCTGCTCTTTTCAACGCTGCAATCAACTCGAAAGCTGACATATACGCAATTTTTGGTGGACAAGGTAACACCGAGGActattttgaagaattgagaGAGATTTACACCGTTTACCATGGCCTCATTGCCGAATTTCTTGTCAAAGTTGAGAATAAAGTTCAATCACTGATTTCTTCTACACCGGGAACCGATAAGGTCTACACTCATGGTTTTGATCTTGTTAACTGGCTCGAAGATCCTTCTGCCACACCCGGCTCGCAACTACTACTTTCTATTCCAGTTTCTTGCCCCCTAATCTGTGCCATCCAGCTTTCCCACTATATTATCACTTGTAAGGTGATGGGGATCCATCCTGGAGAGCTACGTAGCATTCTTAAAGGTGCGACTGGCCACTCTCAAGGTCTTGTTACAGCCCTTGCTATTGCCTCTTCCGATTCCTGGGAATCCTTTGAAATTCAGTCCATGAAGGCCATTGagttcctcttcttcttagcTGTTAGATGTACCCAAACATATCCTCCAACATCTCTTGCCCCGTCTATGGTCAAAGACTCCGAGGAGAACGGTGAAGGTGAACCTGGTCCAATGCTTTCTATCAGAGATCTTACCATAGACCAAGTCGAGAAGTTTGTTGCAGATACCAACCGCCATCTACCTGAGGCTAAACACATCACTATATCTTTGGTTAATGGTGCCCGAAATCTTGTCGTCACTGGTCCTCCTGAATCGTTGTACGGTCTAAACTTAAATCTTCGTAAGGCTAAGGCTCCTTCTGGCTTGAACCAGGCCAGAATTCCATTTTCTCAGCGTAAGCTCAAgttttcttctcgtttCTTGCCAATCACCTCTCCCTTCCActcaaagttgttgaatCCAGCGAACAAGATGATTTTGGACGATTTTAAGAAGTCCGGACTTGCTTATCCCCAGTCCGATATTGGTATTCCGGTCTTTGATACTTACAATGGAACAGACTTACGTGATCTATCTGACGATTCTGCTGCCGTCAGAGCTGTTAATTTGATTACTACTTTGCCCGTCTACTGGGTTGAGGCTACCGACTTTAAGGCAACTCACATTGCCGACTTTGGCCCCGGTGGTGCATCTGGTTTGGGTGTCTTGACTCACAGAAACAAAGAAGGTACTGGTGTTAGAGTTATCGTCGCAGGCGCCATTAGTGCTTCTGATGACGACAGTGAATTTGGTTTCAAGCAGGAACTTTTTGATATTCGTCCTTGCTCTTTGAAGTTTGCTCCTAATTGGCTAGAGAATTACAAACCTAGACTTGTCAAGACTAAGAATGGTAAGATTTACGTGGACACTAAGTTCTCTCGTCTTTTAGGCCGCCCACCTTTAATGGTTCCAGGCATGACCCCGACTACAGTGTCTCCAGACTTTGTTGCTGCTACTATCAATGCTGGTTACCATATCGAGATTGCCGGTGGTGGCTACTTTTCGAAATCTATTATGGAAGGAGCCCTTAAAGAAGTTGCATCCCAGATTAAGCCTGGCTCTGGGATTGGCATTAATTTAATCTATGTTAATCCGAGAATGCTTCAGTGGGGTATTCCTATGATCAAAGAGCTTCGTGAACAGGGCTTCCCTATTCAGTCGTTGACAATTGGTGCCGGTGttccttctttggaggtGGCATCTGAGTACATCGAAACTTTGCACTTAACTCACTTAGGCCTCAAACCCGGCTctgttgatgctgttgCTCAATGTATCACGATTGCAAAGGCTTACCCTAACTTCCCCATTGTTTTGCAATGGACCGGTGGCCGTGGAGGTGGTCACCACTCTTTCGAAGACTTCCACCAGCCAATGTTGCAGATGTATGGTAAGATCAGACGTTGTTCCAACATTGTTCTTGTTGCCGGTTCAGGTTTTGGATCTGCTGACGATACTTACCCTTACTTAACAGGCTCTTGGTCCAAGAGGTTCAACTACCCTGAGATGCCATTTGATGGTGTCTTGTTCGGCTCTCGTGTAATGACTGCCAAAGAGGCTCATACTTCACCAGCTGCTAAAGAAGCTATTGCTTCTTGCCCTGGTGTTCCAGACTCTGAGTGGGAGTCCACCTATGTCAAACCGACTGGTGGCATCTTAACTGTTAAGTCAGAGATGGGCGAACCTATTCACAAGATTGCCACTCGTGCTGTTGTGTTTTGGAAGGAGATGGATGATACCATCTTCTCCCTTCCGAAACCGAAAATGCTTGTTGCTctgcagaaacagaagtCTTATATCATTGCTAAGTTGAACGCGGACTTCGAAAAGCCTTGGTTTGGCAGAAATGACGAAGGTGTTTGtgatttgaaggatatgACTTACGAAGAGATAGCTAAGCGTTGCGTTGAGTTAATGTATGTTCGTTCGTCCAAACGTTGGATTGATCCTACTCTTAAAAAATTTGTGGGCACCTTCCTTAGACGTGTTGAGGAGAGATTTGCAGCTCAGACAGCTACGTCAGTAATCCAAAACTTTTCCGAATTAGATAGTCCCGAAAAGGCTGTCGCTGCTGTTTTTGACAAGTATTCACTGGCCCGTTCTCAGATTATCACGGCTGAGGATTGTGATTACTTCATCAACATGTGTTTGAATCCTATTCAGAAGCCGGTTCCATTTGTTCCTATCCTTGACGACAAGTTTGAGTTCTTTTTTAAGAAGGACTCACTCTGGCAATCAGAGGATTTGGAagctgttgttgatggCGATGTTCAGAGAACTTGCATTTTGCAAGGTCCTGTTGCCACCCAGTACACCAAGAAAGTGGACGAACCCATCAAGGAGATTCTGGATAACATTCATTATGGTCACATTAAGCGCTTGCTAGAAGATGAgtatgatgatgatgcttcCAGAATTCCAGTTGTTGAGTACTTTACGTGTGAAGAGGCCGTCAGTATTCAATCACTTGAAGGTGTTACCATCGCCAAGAATGGTAACGACACTACTTATTCTATAGGTCCTGTCGTTCCAGACGCTGAAAAGTGGTTTAAACTTATTTCAGGCGACAAATATACTTGGCGTCACgcatttgtttcttctaaGATTGTTGTCCAGGAATACAACCATGTTAAGAATCCAACTAGAAATGTTCTCGCTCCGTCAAAGAACCTGATCGTCAGGATATCTAACGTTAACACTCCAGAGGCTACTGTCATAAGCGTTTGGGAACCTGTTAAGGGCAAGCACAGAGAGGTTGTTAATGTTTCGATTTCTGGTAAAAAGATCACTCTGCGACTAATCGAGTCAAGAACGTGCGACGGCAGACCAGTGGCTCTCATGTTGTACTATGATTACGATCCTTCTGACGGTTTTGCCCCTATTCgtgaagaaatgaaaggTCGTAACAACCATATAAAGGAGTTTTACTGGAAGGTGTGGTTTGGATGCAAGTCGCCTGTTGACCTAGACTTCTCTGTCGATGCTACTATTGACGGTGGTTCCTCAACTATAACGTCCAAGGACATTGTTGAATTGACACATGCCGTTGGTAACTCTTGTGAGTACTTTGTTCCTAGGGCAGACCGTATTCAACTTGCCCCAATGGACTTTGCTATCATCATCGGCTGGCGGGCGATCATGAAGGCTATATTCCCTAAGACTGTGGATGGTGACATTCTTAAGCTTGTTCACTTGTCTAACTCTTATAGAATGTTGTCCGGTGCCTCTCCTTTAAGAGCTGGTGATAAAGTGTCATCCGATGCAAACATTGTCTCTGTTGTTAATGGTCCGACTGGAAAGACTGTCAAGGTTGTTGGCCATATTTATAGAGAGGGTGTTGAGATGATGCAAGTGACTTCTGGTTTTTTCTATCGTGGCCAGTACACTGACTTTGAGAACACTTTCAAAAAGACCGTGGAAACACCCGTTGAGGTTACGTTGGCCACCCAGAAGGATGTTGCTGTTTTGAAGTCTAAGGATTGGTTCCAttgtgatgatgataccaGCTTGCTCGGAAAGGACCTTACTTTCAGACTCACCTCTCTTTATAAGTTTCGTTCTGCAGACGTCTTCTCTTATGTTTCTACAACAGGCGCTGTCTGCTATGAACTTCCTACGAAGGAGATTAAAAAAGTTGCCGAGGTTGAATATGAAGCTGGAGACTCATTTGGTAACCCAGTTGTCAACTATTTGTCCCGTAATGGTAGGCCGATTGAGCAGCCTCTTATGTTTGAGAATCACATTCCATTGGCTAAAGCATTATCTACAAAATCTCCTGGCTCCAACGAGACATATGCTGCTGTCTCTGGTGATTACAATCCTATTCATGTTTCCAGAGTCTTCAGCTCTTATGCTGGTCTTCCTGGTACTATCACCCATGGTATGTTTTCTTCTGCCTCAATCAGATCGCTAGTGGAAATGTATGCTGCTGATGGTGTTGCACCAAGAGTTCGTGCTTATACTGCCAATTTCATTGGCATGGTTTTACCTAATGATGAGTTGAGTACATCATTGGAACATGTTGGTATGATTAATGGACGtaagatcatcaaaattGTGACCAAGAAGGTTGAAACAGACGAAGTTGTACTTTCTGGTGAAGCAGAAATTGATCAGCCTATCACCACATTTGTGTTTACAGGTCAGGGTTCTCAAGAACAAGGTATGGGCATGGATTTATATAAGAATTCTGAAGTCGCCCGGGGTGTCTGGGATCTTGCTGATAAGCATCTCATTGATACTTACGGTTTTTCCATTTTGGATATCGTCAGAAACAATCCTCACGAGCTCACTATTTACTTTGGAGGTCCGAAGGGACGCTCTGTCAGGGAGAACTATATTTCAATGATGTTCGAGTACGTTGATGAGGATGGCAATCTGAAGTCTGAGAAAATATTTAAGAGTATCGACGAGGACACCACGTCTTACACATTCCGTTCTCCTACGGGTCTTTTGTCAGCTACTCAGTTCACTCAACCGGCCCTAACGTTAATGGAGAAGGCCGCGTTTGAAGATATGAGATCTAAGGGCTTGGTTCCAGAGAAGTGTATGTTTGCTGGTCACTCCCTTGGAGAGTACTCTGCTCTTTCTGCTATTGCAAATGTTATGCCTATTGAGTCTCTTGTGGATGTTGTCTTTTATAGAGGTATGACTATGCAGGTTGCCGTTCCTAGAGATAGTCTTGGAAGATCTAACTATGGTATGATTGCTATGAACCCAAGACGTGTTTCTTCTAACTTCAGCGACTCATCGTTAAGATTTGTTGTGGAACATATCGCCAAGCAGACAGGCTGGTTATTGGAAATCGTGAACTACAATGTGGAGAACCAACAGTATGTTGCTGCTGGTGATTTGAGAGCATTGGACACTTTGAcaaacactttgaatattgTCAAGGTGCAAAAGATTGATGTGGACAAACTTTTAGAGCACATGTCTGTGGAAAAGGTTGCTGAGCACTTATCAGAGATTGTTGATAAGGTTTCCAAGGATTCATCGGCAAAGCCACAGCCAATCGAACTCAAACGCGGCTTTTCTTGTATTCCATTAAGAGGTATCTCTGTGCCTTTCCACTCGTCTTATCTACGTTCGGGAGTCAAACCATTCCAAGGATTCCTTAACAAGAAAATACCGAAGTCTGCTGTGAAGCCAGCAGAGTTGATTGGAAGATACATTCCAAATTTGACTGCCAGACCGTTCCAAATAACCAAAGACTACTTTGAATACGTTTATCAACTCACACACTCTAACAAAATAAAGAACATTTTGGACAATTGGGAGTCTTATGAGTGTGCTTAA
- the DIM1 gene encoding Dimethyladenosine transferase (BUSCO:EOG09342PQS), producing MPKASRKHFSKKPDPSATGQINRVFKFNTELGQHILKNPLIAQGIVDKAEIRPSDVVLEIGPGTGNLTVRIMEKARKVFAVEVDPRMAAELTKRVQGKPSEKKLEIIMGDFMKLKELPYFDVCISNTPYQISSGIVFKLLSMIRPPRIAVLMFQREFAMNLTARPGDALYNRLSANSQMWANVKHVMKVGKNNFRPPPKVESSVVKLIPKIPRPNIDFNEWDGLLRFCFNRKNKTLGSVFKNRKILSILEENYGRYMAYMAEKNGEMVTVSSNEDTAALVKSNVVKVLEETNYSLQRASKMDETDFLKLLYAFHNVGIHFA from the coding sequence ATGCCCAAGGCGTCGAGAAAACACTTCTCAAAGAAGCCTGATCCTTCAGCCACGGGTCAAATAAACAGAGTGTTTAAATTTAATACTGAGCTCGGCCAACATATACTTAAAAATCCTCTGATTGCACAAGGTATCGTTGATAAGGCCGAGATTAGACCCTCAGATGTGGTTCTTGAGATTGGCCCTGGTACTGGTAATTTAACCGTTAGAATCATGGAAAAGGCAAGAAAAGTGTTTGCAGTGGAAGTTGATCCTCGAATGGCAGCTGAGTTAACTAAACGAGTTCAAGGAAAACCctctgaaaagaagttggagatTATCATGGGAGATTTTATGAAGTTAAAAGAACTACCGTATTTTGACGTTTGCATATCGAACACGCCTTACCAAATTTCATCTGGTATTGTATTCAAGCTACTTAGTATGATTAGACCACCGAGAATAGCCGTGCTTATGTTCCAGAGGGAGTTCGCCATGAACTTGACCGCTAGACCTGGGGATGCATTGTATAATAGATTAAGTGCTAATTCTCAGATGTGGGCCAACGTCAAACATGTTATGAAGGTGGGAAAAAATAATTTTAGACCTCCACCTAAGGTTGAATCGTCCGTGGTGAAGTTAATACCCAAGATTCCAAGGCCAaatattgatttcaatgAATGGGATGGCTTACTCAGATTTTGTTTTAATAGAAAGAATAAGACGCTAGGATCCGTGTTTAAAAATCGTAAGATATTGAGCATCTTGGAGGAGAATTACGGGAGATATATGGCCTATATGGCGGagaaaaatggagaaatggTTACTGTCAGTAGCAATGAAGATACGGCAGCGTTAGTGAAGAGTAATGTTGTCAAGGTCCTTGAGGAAACTAACTACAGTTTACAAAGGGCATCCAAAATGGATGAAACTGACTTTCTTAAGCTTCTCTACGCCTTCCATAACGTTGGTATACATTTTGCTTAA